In Pseudomonadota bacterium, the DNA window ACAGCAAATCCCTCTGTTCCAACTGTTGCAGGTGCCGCAATTATTGCGGTTATTAGTGATGAAGATGGTATGAGCAGAATGGCAATCTTCGTGCTGCGTTGTGAATAGTTAACAGTGAGAATTGCAATACCAACTATCAATGTAGGTCCCCAAATAAAATAAGTCAGTGCTATGATGAAAAGTAATCCGCCCATATTTTTCCTTGAAAGACAATGCTAAAAATCTAACCATTGTTTATCATATCATTTATCCCGCATCCGATCTTTAATTACATCGTTCATAGTGTCGATGGATATAGCTTTTCTTCCTGGTTTATGCAATTTACAGAAAATATCATCAACTTTTTTAGAAACTGGCCGAATGATGGCCTCTCTATCTTCTGTAACAATAATTTCTATTTTGTCACCAGTATTTAATTTTAGAGAATCTCTTATAATTTTGGGGATTGTAATCTGTCCTTTTGTGGTGAGAGTTGCTAATGCCATAATCTCCTCCTTACTTATAATATTATCTTTCTTATATGTAAGGCGTTAACACCAAAATTTCAAGATGGTATTTCAGTTGTAAGAAACTCAATGCTCATTATATTTGGGTGAAGTTTGGAATGGAAATAACGCTCTTGCCACTTTTAGCTTTTAGTTTGCGGCAAGAGCATCATTGTTTGGAAGTATTAAAATTTGTTTGTGAAGAATTAATAACGGTTTGATGAATTTTCAGCAAACCGTCATATATAATCAAACTACTCTTATTTGCTGACAACAGATTATCCTGTTTTTGCCGCTCCTATGACTGCATCGGTACAATACGGATCTCAACACGCCTGTTTTGCTGCCGCCCGGCTTCGGTGCCATTACTTGCTATGGATTTATTCTCGCCATAACCGATTGTAGACATACGCGAGGCGCTCACGCCTCTGCTGACAAGAGCGTTCTTGACACTATCAGCACGCCGCTGGGAAAGTGTCTGGTTATAATCCGGCGCGCCTGTGCTGTCAGTATGGCCACCAATTTGAATTCGTGTATTCGGATATTGATTAAGCACTCTTGCTACTCTGTCCAGTTCATCATAAGCGCCTGGAAATATAGTTGAAGAATTTACAGCAAAAAGCAAATCAGACTTGAAAGTTACAGTAAGTACATCCAGAACTTTTTTTGTACTATCCGTCTGTGCTTGTGACAATACTTCCTGTTCGCGCCTTATGCTTGCAGCCTCAGAATCAGCCAGCGCCTGGCGCATAGCAGCCTCCTGCTTATCCATATAATTGCCGATAGCACCACCGGCCAACCCTCCTGCAGCGGCTCCAATAGCTGCACCAAGGAGAGTTGCTTTAGTATCGCGTCCTATCGCCTGCCCAAGACCGGCCCCAACAGCAGCACCAACTCCTGTGCCGACAAGAGCACCGGTTTGTGTTTTGGTTGCACAACCTGCAAACGCAATAGTAACAATGCTTATCAAAATTATCAGCTTTTTCATTTCAACTTTCCTTTCTTAAATCAGTAAATCCAAATTAGCACTATTTATATATACATAAAAAACATAATAAATAATCTACACAATAAATTTAACATCATATATATGTTTTTTTAATGCTGGTATATTACCAAGCCAAGGATACAATATCAAGTTGAATTTTTATAACAGTTGAATTTTTATAAAGTTTTTCAAAATGATCTGCCTATTCCCATTATAATTGTTTGTTTGCGAGTGTATGCTTAACTTAAGCCTTGACAGTTAAAGCTTATCTCAATATTGTCATTATAAATATCAGAAATTTGGAGTATTGACATGTTAAGAATAATAGTTACAGCCATTTTGGTTTTTATAAATACAGCAGCATTTGCGTCTGATCTTGAAACAATAATTGTAGCACCTTTTGAACCTGTTATATCAGGTAAAAGCACAACTGTTGAAGTATATTTTTTAAACCTTTCAGATCAAATCATTACAGCAAATGTACCTAAGATTATTGAACCCAAATTAATTAACAAAGACATAACTCCAATACTACAATTAAATCCAAAACCTTTTGAACCTTTGGATAAAATCGATATTCCGGCAAATGGCTTTATAAAAAAACTATACACTTTTGACGTTCCTGAATCTCTTGAAGGCAGTGTTGGCATAGAGCTTGTTACGTTTACTTCAAAAAAAGTTTTGTTCAGCGTAGTTAAAACAGATAAAAAAGATCCAAAGTGCGTTTCCGAAACGCCAAAAAAATACGACACCGCTGAAGAAATTCAGGCTTTATTCCAAAAAGATTTTCCTTATTTTCCCTCTAACGAACCAACCTATTTTGGCGTAGGTACTGATCCTGAAAAAAGCAAATTTCAATTCAGTTTTAAATATCGGATTCTTGATGTTGATAAGCATGAATGGGCAAAAAACAGGCCATGGCTAAGCGGATTTCATTTCGGGTATACACAAACATCGTTATGGGATCTTAAATCCGATTCCAAGCCTTTTGATGATACAAGTTATAAACCGGAGCTTTTTTACCTTACAAGAAACATCAGGCCTGACTTTTTATCAATGTCACACTTATGCTTAAAAGCCGGTTTTCAACATGAATCAAATGGTAAGGACGGCACAGATTCCCGCAGTACCAATTATCTCTATATAAAACCCATTTCGGCTTTCAATTTAGGTAACGATTACCATTTAAAAGTTGCTCCAAAAGTCTGGATATATGCGGGCAATGATAATGATACTAATCCTGATATAGAAGATTACAGGGGCTACTTTGATCTTGAACTTAAAGCCGGAAAGCGCAACGGTCTTGCTGTGGGTTCAAACCTGCGTTATGGCAAAAAAGGCGGGAGCATACAGTTGGATGCAACATATCCGTTTTACAAGATCCTTTTTTTAGACGAAAATCAGGACTGGCTTAACCCGAATTTATACTTTCTTGTTCAGTATTACAACGGCTATGCAGAAAGTCTTATCCGCTATAACGAAAAGAGTCATTCACTTAGATTTGGGATTTCTCTTGTAAGATAGAAAGGGAAAGCCACTGAAGGGGCTAATTATCT includes these proteins:
- a CDS encoding AbrB/MazE/SpoVT family DNA-binding domain-containing protein translates to MALATLTTKGQITIPKIIRDSLKLNTGDKIEIIVTEDREAIIRPVSKKVDDIFCKLHKPGRKAISIDTMNDVIKDRMRDK
- a CDS encoding OmpA family protein codes for the protein MKKLIILISIVTIAFAGCATKTQTGALVGTGVGAAVGAGLGQAIGRDTKATLLGAAIGAAAGGLAGGAIGNYMDKQEAAMRQALADSEAASIRREQEVLSQAQTDSTKKVLDVLTVTFKSDLLFAVNSSTIFPGAYDELDRVARVLNQYPNTRIQIGGHTDSTGAPDYNQTLSQRRADSVKNALVSRGVSASRMSTIGYGENKSIASNGTEAGRQQNRRVEIRIVPMQS
- a CDS encoding phospholipase A → MLRIIVTAILVFINTAAFASDLETIIVAPFEPVISGKSTTVEVYFLNLSDQIITANVPKIIEPKLINKDITPILQLNPKPFEPLDKIDIPANGFIKKLYTFDVPESLEGSVGIELVTFTSKKVLFSVVKTDKKDPKCVSETPKKYDTAEEIQALFQKDFPYFPSNEPTYFGVGTDPEKSKFQFSFKYRILDVDKHEWAKNRPWLSGFHFGYTQTSLWDLKSDSKPFDDTSYKPELFYLTRNIRPDFLSMSHLCLKAGFQHESNGKDGTDSRSTNYLYIKPISAFNLGNDYHLKVAPKVWIYAGNDNDTNPDIEDYRGYFDLELKAGKRNGLAVGSNLRYGKKGGSIQLDATYPFYKILFLDENQDWLNPNLYFLVQYYNGYAESLIRYNEKSHSLRFGISLVR